One Echeneis naucrates chromosome 16, fEcheNa1.1, whole genome shotgun sequence genomic window, CGTGTCTCTTTTTCCTATAGTTTTTTCTAGATTGGGACtaaaagaggaggtggaggaggaaaggaaaaggaggacaaCGGGGTAATTCATTCTGTCATCcatgaaagagaggaagacTCTGTTTCCTTCGAGCATTATAAATACAGGTGCAGTCAGTCATCAAATTATAGCCATCTGCATTGGCCTCTGACCAGGGCTCTGCTTAACACACAATAAAGCAGGTTGGGGTGGCTTTAGAGGGTTGGAGACTGTCATCATAGATGGTtaaactgacagcagcttccTAGCTCCAGCTAAAGCCCATAAGGTGCAGAGAAGATTCTTTACACATAATGATACCTTGTCAGCAAAATCAGCTCAGCACCTCAGATTGTACCATTACCCAGTCCCAAATCCTTGGGAGATGGGAAATATAGctgatttctgtgtttcaggAGAAAACAGGAGGTGCAGTCCTCTTGTCAAAAGCCCCTTCataattacatatatatatatatgcatccCTCTTATGAGAGTATGAATGCAGGAACCATTTAAGCAAGggtgcagagaaaacacaagtgtCAATGAGCAGGGAATTTGTAGAGATAGTGCattgaaaatgtgcttttgCTAAGATGAAGCCTATTCTACACAGAGCTTTACACAGCTTAGCCGGGGAGTTAATGAATTCCAGGTCCAGGTACACTGCAGAGTGCAGCTATTGTGTGCATCATTAGAAAATGTGCTCCTTGTCCTGAAGGCAAAGGCAGGAGGCTGAATTTGAACCAGAAAATCCTCAGGCAGAATTGTCTTGGCGTCACTGTCTCCTTCAGCTTTTTATCCCCATGCTCAGTGAACAATCCAACAAAAGCTCGGGTTTTAGAGCTATGGAGCTCATTGCGATTTTCTTTGTTAATGCAATTGCCTGTAAGAAAAGATTCTGTTCCCccatttttcagtttcaccCTGAAGGCCCCTGAGCAATTAGCACTAGTCTTTCATTTGGTATACCTTAGCCTGAGCAGAAACTCTCTGAAGTGTAGCATAAAAGCCTCTAGCAGAGTCAAATGCACAATGACAATGGCCCCCAAAAGGTGactttttggaaatgaaagccGCGTAACTGTGATAATTATCTTCGATTGagtaatataaataatattttcatcttcattgtcattttcaatTAACAAGATAGCATCGCTTATAACTTTGCTGGTTTCCTCCAGTCTCACACAATACGGATCACTAAGTTCAAGTTGTCATAATGTCAAAAACTGTTTCCTGTGATTTGTATTTTTCGACGCCAATTACATGGcttttgtgcagcagcagcagcagcagcagcaccagcccAGTGCTGTGCAGCTGTGTCTTCTCCAaagtttgtatgtgttttttacTGTGCTGAGACCATTCATCACTGACTTTGTTCTTGACAGCAGTCACAAAACCAAAAGCAAATGATACTTAGGTGAATCAAAAAAACATGGGTGGACTTCGCTTTCATGCTTGCTGACATTAAAATGATTGTCTTTGTGCAcgttttcagtgtttgttgcAGATCTGGGATGAGGGGGTTGATTTACAGGATGAGAAAGCAGAGGGCCTGTCAGTGTTCAACTTGGCTGCCATGCAGTAATACCGatgcaacacagacacagactgacCTTTAAAGGCACACGTATTAGCTCTCACATCAACACTTTTGAACAGGCTCTTGAGAAAATACTTTTTCCATTTATAGCTACAAATATGAATGTTTAGTACTGATTTATTTCATCTAAGGTGTTCATCAGTCAGTCATATCAAAAAAGAATGGGAATTTTGCCTCCTGGCATCAGTCCCACTCTTCAGCTCAGCTACTGGAGGCGGCTGTTGATTTTGAGGGAATATTTTGGCCTTCATGATCACAAAGGAATGTTCAGACTTTGACACACcaatgtttttctcttcttcattaTTCCAAATAATAATTCTTCGCTGTTTTCTAATGAGTTTCTGTGCCATGAACTGTGACCCTAGAGTCTATGAATGGATGGCTAATGGAAAGCCCCTTTTCTATATCTCTTGGATAAGGCCATGGAAAGCCCATGCTGAGGAAAGAGGGTGTTTGAGTGGGTTTGAATGTAATCTCAGAGCATATGTACTGAGAAATAATTGACTTCCTCCATGGTTTACATTTTATCAAGGGCTCTGGACAGCACAGTCAGAGGCTGAATTTGCATATCATTGGAAATAAGACAGTTCAAGCCTGGGAAATCCTGCACCCAAAGACTCTATATACCCAGAAAACCTCTGCGGGGGTAATGACTGATGTCTCAGAGCATGAATCCCTTTGAGGCCATAGAAGCTCCTCTTAAccaggaagcagctggaggacaCCTGATAATTCAGAAATAAGTTCTGAGCAAGTTGCACTGTTACAGAAATCTAAAAAATACTCATCTAATTGGTTTCACCAAATGTCTTTGTTACACTTCACAGAGTTGCCTGCATTGCCAGAAATTGAAATTGTAGCATCATATGCAGGATGCAGGTGTCTTTTTGTGTTACCCCACATCAGTGAGCTACAGTATGTCACGCAGCCACAGTGTAGAATATGTTTCCTTTTCTGGTGCAGTTTTTGGCTGTTTCTAATCTATCAATTATTTTTGACTCTTGACAGAATCCTATTTTGGAGACAGCTACTGCAGTTTACAAGCTTTCCAAGATGTTTCCACCTTCCATCTGTCACTACAGCTCAAGGCAAGTCGGCGAAGTGGACTGCTGCTCCTGGCCGCAGGAATGGAGGACTACCTGTTCCTTGAGCTCCAAAATGGGAAAGTACAGGTGAGAAGCTAACAAACTGTAGTGGATACATTCAATGTATGTTTACAGACCATTTGATAAGGCATTTATTTGATGTGGTCAAATACAGTATCTAGTGGTGGTgtcagaagacagaggaagacTAAGAACAAATAACCAGGCTCCAAAACACTTGAATTtgtgaaagaggaagatgatTTGACTGTTTTCTGCCAAAAACTAGCATCATTCACATATTATGTGTTTGCCTAAATACAGATGAAGCTCCTCAAATTATCTTCTTATACACTTGTGTGTTTAAGCGCATGCAAAATCAATGCCAAAGTGAAGGCTCTCTGTTGTTATGCTGTCACTGTGTAGCATTATGTTCTGTGTTGTTTGGCTAACAGATCGTTTCAGTTAGGGAAAATGTTTCATAGTTGACAATGGCACTAGTGTTTAAtctggtttttgtgtgtgttttttctgttttttttagttgtttttttttttttttttttaagctacccattcattctttcattcattcttcttcattAAGTTCGTTAAGTTCATTAAGTTCATTAAGGTGCCACTCGATAAGCAGCTCAAATGAATTagattttcattgttttctcttgtCTCGCTGGAATAAGAACCGTGGAACTAAAAATCTCTTCATGCAAAGATTTAGCATGTGTGCTGTTGTAGGTTTTTCACCCAAACGGCAATATCGCTGCTTATGTAGGGACATGATGTGTATGCATAATGAAAGGAAATATTACCTTTTTTAGTCTCTTCATTCAGCTCCACTTCGTGATCTAAGATGTTCTGAGCTTAAATTGCTTTATCCCCCATCCATGTATAATAATCAtgtttaactttatttaaaactcAAATGTCTAATGCTCTAAGTGAAACGTatcattttttaatatattgcTTTGTCAGCACTGAGAATATACCTGTAGAATATTCAGAGGTTTTAAATACTTTTCTGAGATTATGATCGTTGATGTTATAGTCAAAAGAAACTTTGACTCAAGTGTTTTATGAGTCAATGAATTATCATCCCAGTATTGAGGTTGGTATATACAATATTAAATGACAGTAAAACTTTTGGTGTATTCATCAAAGAAAGGATTTCCTTTAAACATTGATGTGACTCTAATACATGTCCTCCTTACACATAATCACTCTAACAATCAAATAAAGCAAAACCTGAATTGCATTGTATTAAAGAATTATTCTGATTTAAACTGTCCCTGTTTTCCTGCAGGCACGGATGAATATGGGGGCTGGTGAGGTGACACTGTCCTCCTCACAGGGAGTACATCTGAACAACCTCTTGGATCACAAAATATCACTGACATTACAAGATGGCCAGCTTACCATGCTCATTGATGAGCTGTTTCCGACATATGTTCCTGTGAACGTTAATGGGGAACAACTCAATATTGACCTGGGCATTTGGCTCGGTGGAACCGGAGAGCTGGACGCTCCTTACCTGAGCAATGCCATTCCCCCTTTTCGCGGGTGCATGTCTGAGGTTAAATTTGAGTCTCATCAGTTTGATATTCTCAGCACAGCATTTAAACAATGTCATGATACTAAAGAATCCTGCAGCAGCGAGTTTGAGGCTGGTAACGGCGAGACAACTAGTTTTAGCACTCCTGACTCCTTTGTGTCTTTCCCCACCTGGAGCAGAGCTAGCAGTGCCCCGAGAGACTTGCACTTCCTGATGAAAACCACCATTGAGGATGCGTTACTTGTTTTCCATCCTGGCCGTGACTCAGATTTCATTGCTCTTGCTGTTTCTGAAGGCTATCTCAAAGGTGTGGTGGACCTTGGTGATGGCATGGAGGTACTGGAAAATACCCAGGAGAAGCTGGATGATGATCAGTGGCATAGAGTTGAGGTTCAAGTCAATCAGGaattttttatcattactgTAGATAGCAAATCGTCTTTCCTTCATCTTAACTCGTCAGAAAAACTGGACCTAATAGGTAACCTGTATCTTGGAGGCATCCAGGCAAAAATGAAGGATCTCTTTCGTGAAAGTGGTTCCTTAAGTCGTGCAGAGGAGAACATTATATCTGAATCTTTTATTGGATGTTTAGGAGATATCAAGGTAAATCAGAAGCTGCGAAGCCTCCAGGATGCTTTGGTGACCAAAGATGTTCACGTTAAATGTGAAGGAGAGGACTATGACGACTCAAGTTATTATGATGCAGATACAACCCCCACTTCTCCTCCTGTCCATATCCAATTTGTTGATACAAACTTGAATGAACAACAGCATTGCTACCCAACAGATGAAACACCAGAGTTCTTCAAGAACGTAACCAAACTTCTTGATGTCACCCCACTGCTTGTGCCAGAAGGTGGAGAAAGTTTGATTGAGATCAACAACTTAAACCCTACATTTGACCTCAGTGCTATTGGGATGCGTCAGTCGGCTATTATCTTCTCTCTCCAGAATGATCCCTGGTATGGTGTGGTTGATATGAACATTAATACAAAGCGCATGCAAAAGTTCACTCTTCTGGATATTGccaataagaaaataaagtatATGcatgatggaaatgaaaggtATGCGGATCAGATTCAGCTACAGGTGGAGGTTCACAGCAACGATAACCTCCCTGAGTGTCTCAGACCTCCACATGAGTACATCTTGCCAGTTGAAATAATTCCTGTCAATGATATACCACAAATTAGCGGAGGAGAAATCACCATCACAGAAAATGGCAGGACTCGTCTCAGCCCCAGTCTTATAAGAATCATGGATTCTGACACCCGCTGTGATGAATTAGTAGTAACTGTAACCTCAGAGCCTTCCATGGACATTGGTTACTTGGAAAATGGTCAACAGCCTGGAAGAAGCATCTCAGAGTTCACCTGCAGGGAGCTGAAAGATGGAAATATCTATTTTGTACATAGGGGAGGCAATGCTGCTGGGATTACCCTGGAAGTGTCTGATGGGCAGTCAGTAAGCCATTCAGCCACTTTAAAGTTGTCTGTGACACAGCCACATGTCACTATTGTCACCAACACTGGCCTTCTCTTGTCGCAAGGAAGCAACTCATCCATAGGTATTCAAAATCTAGCTGCCATCAGTCATCCTCGCAATGGAGATATCATGTATAATGTTACCCAGCCCCTGATATTTGGAGAACTACAGATTATGACAAGCAATGGAAAGTACAAGCAGGTTACAACTTTCCACCAATCTGATCTGGACCAAAACCACCTAAGATACATCAGCACAGATGCACGTGACCAAGAAGATATCATGGTGGACCGTATTAAGTTTGACGCCCATCTGGGGCAGTTCTCCCTGTGGAACAACACCTTCCTAGTAAAGATCATGCCTGCACAAGTTAAAATTTCTAATCTCGTTCCACTGGAGTTGGAGGGTGGTAGTGAGCAAATGATTGGACTAACAAGGCTTCAAGCTGAAGTGCGAGGGAAAACTCTTGATCCACAAACTATAAAATATATCCTTGTCAAACCTCCAATACTGGGTAGTCTCCACTTGTTAGACAAGGCTTTAGCTGAGGGTGATATGTTCACCCAGAAGGACATTATCAGCAATGCTGTCAGCTATAGAGTTTGGGAGCGCAGAGCTTTGGATGATGTAGACCAGTTTCAGTTCAGAGTCCTTGCTGAAGATCAGTACTCTCCCATGTACACCTTTCCAATTAATGTGCTTACCAGTGCAGGAGCTCCTGTTTTGACCAATGTGAGGCTGGTTACCTTGCAGGGCAGTGAGAAGATGCTGAACAAAGACTATCTTTGGATGCAGTCACGAAGTTCTACTAATTTCCTTTACCGGGTCACGCAAGAACCTAGGCATGGCCGTCTCATCAGGGATTCTCCTCCCGGGCAGCCCAGATTTGAAGGGGCAGTTAGAGTTTTCAGTAATGAAGACCTCCATCTTGACAGGCTTATCTATAAGCATGATGGCTCCAAGACCAACAGTGATGAGTTCCATTTCACAGCAGTTGATGAAGAAACAGAAGGTTCAGACGCTCAAAAAGAAGTGAGTGGTGTATTCAGAATAACAATCCAGTCCAAGAACGAGCATGCTCCTGTGAGGGTTGTGGATAAAGTCTTCAATGTGGTACGTCACGGTCAGCGTCTGCTGACGACTGATGTCATCCAGTTCAAGGATGACGACTCCGGCttcaatgacacacaaattGTCTACGCCCGCGAGGGAATCCTCTCTGGCAATATCGTCTCAACATCCAGTCCATCGATGCCTATTTTTCGTTTCACACAAGCCAATATCATTGACAAGAAGATTCTTTTCATTCACCATGGAGCAGATAGGGAACGCTTCTCACTACAGGTGTCCGATGGGTTCCATAAGACCACGGCACTTCTTCAGATCCAAGCAGGCGAGCCCTTCCTGCGAGTGGTGAACAGCCCAACCATTGTCATCGACCACGGAAGCACCAACACCCTAAACACCAGCCTGTTGAGTGCAGACACCAACATGGACATCAGGGATGACAGTGAGATCAAGTTCCAGATCCTATCCCCACCCAACGACGGCAGGATTATTGTGAGTGGGATTGAGGCTTCAGCATTTACCCAAGAGGACCTGAAAAAAGGTGTTGTGTCATATGAGCATAATTATGAGAGCCTGAGATCCAAGGACTCGTTCAGCTTCATTGTCCAAGCACAAGGACATTCTGAAGAGGGCACATTCAGGATAAAAATATTCAAGCAAGGCTACCTCACTGAGCTTGAGGTGATAACCAATGAAGTCATTATTTCCTACGAGGGAGAGCACACTGTCATCAGCCAGGATCATCTTAAGGTACAGGCCATGAAGTCACTTCAGCCTTTAATTtgagttaattaattaataatttttattcaacaagaTGATAATTTAAAATTCATGCATATACTTGTATACATATATTTGAAAGTAACAGTGTGACAGACCATATCTATTGTAACATGTCTATTTCaagtttcttctttctttgtggaAAAGATTTTTCACATGACTCATTCAACCATACGGGCCTTTTTTGCAACCCTGTCTCTAATCTAAATTATAGCCACATGAAAGAAAGGCTAAATACAACGCTGGGTTGCTGCTTCTCATCTAGTTTACGTACTAAATTACAGTCTATTAAGTGCGGAAAACAGGGCTTTAAGTATCCCCCCAAGAAGCTTCCTCAAGCCTTCCTTCAGAAATTTGAGTCTTTACGTACTTGAAAGCAATTAATAAGGTTAAATTATTGGACCATTCATGACACTTTTCCTGTATATATAGCTtgatttttttaagtaaagagGAATAttacaaaaagtaaaatcattttTTGCTTTCTAAGCTTCGTTTTCACAGTAATACACTCCTAAACCCGCAGTATTGACTGGAGCAGAATGTAAACACATAGGATacatgctgcagaaaaatgtattgaacAAAGCTTCAAGTGAATGGTCTTTGCGAGATGTACTGTATTGACTCTGTTTCTGTGAGCTTTGCcaatatatgtttttattttggactaTAAAGTCATACGAAAGTCATGTCAATGGCATTAGGTTGTCACTATATCTGTATTTTCTCCCAACTACATATAAGCCTATATTGTACAGCACAGTAGGACCGTTAAATTTACATTATGTACTATGTGCTGTTGTAACAGTGCATTGATATCCGGATGTGACTAAATGGAACAATGGTATGGTAATGGtaataataaatggaaaatttaaagtaaatatatatactgaGCACCATTTCAGTCAAACAATCAACTTTGGCACACTGCTGCCAAATTCAAATTAGATCAGTTGATTTTTCATGAGGGAAGTGGCACAACCATCTACTATTTTTATCCACTGAAAGTTCTATATTTGCAATCTTGTACAGGATTAGGGGACAAAACCGCCACCCTAACCAGAAGTAAGCAATTAAAGCATTTTGGTCATGGGGCGGGGGCAtgccttttcagttttttggacttcagattttttttgtgagattCAATGATTTGCTCTCCCTTTATTGATTCTACTGATTCTTCAACTAAATTAATTATTTGAAAACCCAGGAAGAATTTTGTCTCTCCCTAAAAAGTAAACAGGGCTGTTTTAGCATGACAATTGTTGATATTTTCAGTTCCACATAACTAGCAAAAAATATATTAGTTACTATACACATATATTTCCAATTAGGACATGCTACATTATTGTGAAAGGGATCATTTTCAAGTGAACTTGAATGTGTCATTCAACAAAATATAATTGTATGTTTAGATGGTAAATTGTACTTTTTGCTTTATACAATCTTTTTTAGGTGGACCAAGCTGATATTCTACCCACAGAAATAGTATTCACTATGAAAGAGCTTCCTCGGTTTGGTCATGTGGTCAAGATG contains:
- the cspg4 gene encoding chondroitin sulfate proteoglycan 4 codes for the protein MAALQSVIVGAFLTMLLCLPSPGHGESYFGDSYCSLQAFQDVSTFHLSLQLKASRRSGLLLLAAGMEDYLFLELQNGKVQARMNMGAGEVTLSSSQGVHLNNLLDHKISLTLQDGQLTMLIDELFPTYVPVNVNGEQLNIDLGIWLGGTGELDAPYLSNAIPPFRGCMSEVKFESHQFDILSTAFKQCHDTKESCSSEFEAGNGETTSFSTPDSFVSFPTWSRASSAPRDLHFLMKTTIEDALLVFHPGRDSDFIALAVSEGYLKGVVDLGDGMEVLENTQEKLDDDQWHRVEVQVNQEFFIITVDSKSSFLHLNSSEKLDLIGNLYLGGIQAKMKDLFRESGSLSRAEENIISESFIGCLGDIKVNQKLRSLQDALVTKDVHVKCEGEDYDDSSYYDADTTPTSPPVHIQFVDTNLNEQQHCYPTDETPEFFKNVTKLLDVTPLLVPEGGESLIEINNLNPTFDLSAIGMRQSAIIFSLQNDPWYGVVDMNINTKRMQKFTLLDIANKKIKYMHDGNERYADQIQLQVEVHSNDNLPECLRPPHEYILPVEIIPVNDIPQISGGEITITENGRTRLSPSLIRIMDSDTRCDELVVTVTSEPSMDIGYLENGQQPGRSISEFTCRELKDGNIYFVHRGGNAAGITLEVSDGQSVSHSATLKLSVTQPHVTIVTNTGLLLSQGSNSSIGIQNLAAISHPRNGDIMYNVTQPLIFGELQIMTSNGKYKQVTTFHQSDLDQNHLRYISTDARDQEDIMVDRIKFDAHLGQFSLWNNTFLVKIMPAQVKISNLVPLELEGGSEQMIGLTRLQAEVRGKTLDPQTIKYILVKPPILGSLHLLDKALAEGDMFTQKDIISNAVSYRVWERRALDDVDQFQFRVLAEDQYSPMYTFPINVLTSAGAPVLTNVRLVTLQGSEKMLNKDYLWMQSRSSTNFLYRVTQEPRHGRLIRDSPPGQPRFEGAVRVFSNEDLHLDRLIYKHDGSKTNSDEFHFTAVDEETEGSDAQKEVSGVFRITIQSKNEHAPVRVVDKVFNVVRHGQRLLTTDVIQFKDDDSGFNDTQIVYAREGILSGNIVSTSSPSMPIFRFTQANIIDKKILFIHHGADRERFSLQVSDGFHKTTALLQIQAGEPFLRVVNSPTIVIDHGSTNTLNTSLLSADTNMDIRDDSEIKFQILSPPNDGRIIVSGIEASAFTQEDLKKGVVSYEHNYESLRSKDSFSFIVQAQGHSEEGTFRIKIFKQGYLTELEVITNEVIISYEGEHTVISQDHLKVDQADILPTEIVFTMKELPRFGHVVKMTNSSDGTASPVLNYIHTFTQDDIDQGHILYVAASMQGSDAFTVDVSNGFTTVEDLQISVNIVPQLIPVQTFNFTVKEGLSRAINTEIVNISHPFYSSINIEFMVAESPQHGDLRYLHGDELNYFTWEEVKAGHIYYMHDSTESREDSFTLSATAYEIERRSPPITISVTVIPVNDEPPRLARNTGLEVLTGEEADITSSMLSTEDADTPTEELVYHVEVPTNGMVALKEAPKEAILNFTQAQINNGEVIFIHEGEESGGFSFTVTDGEHTSPLYQFVITASPLTNTMVTQEELMVFPGTRQPITSANLGAVTKEDGNEISYSLIRPPRLGRLILANDRNQYNEITHFSQTQLESGAVFYEHQIPEEPFWLARDSIEFSLSSQTAPDVRHMLPITISYYAAHSNISSQLWKNKGLEIVQGQGKIIDNSILDGSNLLAILREANKDDVDVVFEIKHFPQHGRITLDGQDLPRDTPTFMQEDVNQGKVEYLHDDSGAPFDSFSFRACLRSEDHGLPSPAESVVLDEIFHISIKRRGSIPPELVTTDMLLEVLQGSVTVLTQKHLNTQDEDSPPDEVHFKVTKAPSNGRLIDSLTMGPISEFTQEMVNRGQVCFYSDDSLADGFLEFIVSDGEDQTEPHTLHISVLAHTLSLDKAAEIKVRQGDDETLVTEEMLRATTGGPIEEDILYKITSVPKYAAVMVDRQPTSAFTQKQIKEGRVSIRFVKSTSPRDSVAFLARSRAANVSSVLNITVQPLADIAQDPLLPRGALVKLDRKLMDATPLANKTRTSPTFSVIQQPRGARFVRFGGPGAGQQAATFSQRDLDEGLVAMEILDHSSGSQGNTTQDEARFLLKAHGVPPAECVLSFQIGPYNASGAYPATLLRVPSGATPASPHWRVNWPAAPTTASPGSGSNGRPHVSRRSSFWSILIPILVILFLLLLAAILAYYLIRKNKTGKHDVQTAGTKPKNGELAGTETFRKTDPANNIPMANMDSKDADPELLQHCRTTNPALKKNQYWV